One genomic region from Anabaena sp. PCC 7108 encodes:
- a CDS encoding FAD-dependent oxidoreductase: MKRTYKKSFQKSIISLSLLTTFLTPYSVTATPPRNPDKTVNCEILVVGGGLSGVATAYEGLLAGRTVCLTEITDWLGGQISSQGTSALDERPTQRAKQFYSRGYLELRNRIQRKYGQLNPGDCWVSEACFLPRDAHNILTQMLKDAEKQGKGKLQWFPNTVIKELGISTDGKIINNATAIQHQPAKGAPPLNTFPLSQTIEDAYRYENSSRLSKAIIRFVPKQSKNNGLKWYVVDTSETGEIIALADVPYRLGIDALSYLEPSSSSTTNDPYCTQGFTYTFAMEATKEPQQQAMPPFYSQYAPYFSYELARLANFDLVFTYRRIWSPQQGKQMKFGGINFTVPTPGDISMQNWTWGNDYRPGTANDNLIYTRQQLQASGQLQPGGWMGGLRTETFRKGEENALSYFYWLYAGTTDSQLGESVKKPQLNNRLLTGVNSPMGTVHGLSKYPYMREGRRIIGRPSWGQPEGFGIWEVDISRRNYNDEYYRKTLPADMYRQLKATLAGLEATSVIRGEVSPDKAMRRSRSTIFPDAVGIGHYAIDFHPCMTKSPPETPGNTERAGERRGAGQAYPFQIALRAMIPQKIDNLLVGGKSIATSHIAAAAYRVHSFEWSSGAAAGTVAAFALKQGIAPYQLVDDLPKQEPQLQVLKRLLEQNGNPTAFPDTSIFNQNWDDWR; this comes from the coding sequence ATGAAGCGCACATACAAAAAAAGCTTTCAGAAATCAATCATCAGTCTCAGTTTACTTACCACCTTTCTCACCCCCTATTCCGTCACCGCTACCCCACCCAGAAACCCAGATAAAACCGTCAACTGTGAAATTCTCGTTGTTGGTGGTGGACTATCCGGTGTAGCGACTGCTTATGAGGGGTTACTTGCAGGGCGGACAGTTTGCTTAACGGAAATTACTGACTGGTTGGGTGGACAAATCTCCTCTCAAGGTACATCTGCGTTAGATGAAAGACCAACTCAACGCGCTAAACAATTCTATTCTCGCGGGTATTTGGAATTACGAAACCGTATTCAACGCAAATATGGTCAACTTAACCCTGGTGACTGCTGGGTAAGTGAGGCCTGCTTTCTTCCTCGTGATGCTCACAACATTCTCACCCAAATGCTCAAAGATGCAGAAAAGCAGGGTAAAGGAAAGTTGCAATGGTTTCCCAATACCGTAATTAAAGAATTAGGAATTAGTACTGATGGTAAAATTATTAACAACGCCACAGCTATTCAACATCAACCAGCAAAAGGCGCACCACCTCTCAACACTTTTCCTTTATCTCAAACTATTGAAGATGCTTATCGCTACGAAAACTCATCTCGGTTGAGTAAAGCTATTATTCGCTTTGTCCCCAAACAATCTAAAAACAATGGTTTGAAATGGTACGTTGTTGATACCAGTGAAACTGGGGAAATTATTGCTTTAGCAGATGTTCCTTATCGCTTGGGTATTGATGCACTTTCATACCTAGAACCTTCCTCTTCTAGCACCACTAATGATCCTTATTGTACTCAAGGTTTTACCTACACCTTTGCAATGGAGGCGACTAAGGAACCGCAACAGCAAGCAATGCCCCCATTTTACTCACAATATGCACCATATTTTAGTTATGAATTAGCACGACTGGCGAATTTTGATTTAGTGTTTACCTATCGTCGCATTTGGAGTCCTCAACAAGGAAAACAAATGAAATTTGGTGGTATTAATTTTACCGTCCCTACCCCAGGAGACATCTCTATGCAAAACTGGACTTGGGGTAATGACTACCGTCCAGGAACTGCTAATGATAATCTCATCTACACTCGTCAACAGTTGCAAGCCAGTGGCCAGTTACAGCCTGGGGGTTGGATGGGGGGATTAAGAACCGAAACTTTCCGCAAAGGTGAAGAAAATGCTCTTTCCTATTTTTATTGGTTATATGCGGGAACTACGGATTCTCAATTAGGTGAGAGTGTAAAAAAACCGCAACTAAACAATCGGTTGTTAACGGGTGTAAATTCCCCTATGGGGACAGTACATGGTTTATCGAAATATCCCTATATGCGGGAAGGAAGACGCATTATTGGCCGTCCCAGTTGGGGACAACCAGAAGGTTTTGGGATTTGGGAAGTTGATATTTCTCGCCGCAATTATAATGACGAATATTACCGTAAAACTTTGCCAGCAGATATGTATCGCCAGTTAAAAGCGACACTGGCTGGGTTAGAGGCTACTTCTGTAATTAGGGGTGAAGTTTCTCCTGATAAAGCGATGCGGCGCAGTCGTTCGACAATTTTCCCGGATGCTGTAGGTATCGGTCACTACGCTATTGATTTTCATCCTTGCATGACAAAAAGTCCCCCAGAAACACCGGGTAATACAGAACGTGCAGGAGAAAGACGTGGTGCGGGACAAGCTTATCCTTTCCAAATTGCTCTGCGGGCGATGATTCCCCAAAAAATTGATAATTTATTAGTAGGCGGTAAAAGTATTGCTACTAGTCACATAGCTGCTGCTGCTTATCGGGTACATTCTTTTGAGTGGTCTTCTGGTGCGGCTGCGGGAACTGTGGCTGCTTTTGCTCTTAAACAGGGAATCGCACCTTACCAATTAGTTGATGATTTACCTAAACAGGAACCGCAATTACAAGTTCTCAAACGTCTGTTGGAGCAAAATGGTAATCCCACGGCTTTTCCTGATACTTCCATTTTTAACCAAAATTGGGATGATTGGCGGTAA
- the clpS gene encoding ATP-dependent Clp protease adapter ClpS — MLKRLTAVYGMATAPTVTPDRVNQVTRKTYPNYKVIVLNDDFNTFPHVAECLLKYIPGMSSDRAWDLTNQIHYEGQAIVWVGPQEQAELYHQQLRRAGLTMAPLEAA; from the coding sequence ATGCTTAAAAGACTAACAGCTGTTTATGGCATGGCTACAGCGCCAACAGTAACACCTGATCGGGTTAATCAAGTTACTCGCAAAACTTATCCAAATTATAAAGTGATTGTATTGAATGACGATTTCAATACATTTCCCCATGTGGCTGAGTGTTTGCTCAAGTATATTCCGGGAATGTCGAGCGATCGCGCTTGGGATCTGACAAATCAGATACATTATGAAGGACAAGCGATCGTTTGGGTAGGTCCTCAGGAACAAGCGGAACTATACCACCAACAGCTGCGACGGGCTGGTTTGACTATGGCTCCCCTGGAAGCAGCATAA
- a CDS encoding DUF2103 domain-containing protein produces MGKPTDGRLVWNHSTHISGLIPILERLCQQDGIHTVTPAVIGRARGHCPKMQLRVSVPIRGGYKVIARQGKTVQEVFVLTTLELEQLEIAIAIAMKINK; encoded by the coding sequence ATGGGCAAACCCACGGATGGTAGACTAGTCTGGAATCACTCCACCCACATTTCTGGTCTAATCCCAATTTTAGAACGTCTATGTCAACAAGACGGCATTCACACTGTAACGCCGGCAGTCATTGGACGAGCCAGAGGTCATTGTCCAAAAATGCAGTTGCGTGTGTCTGTACCCATTCGCGGGGGTTATAAAGTCATTGCACGGCAGGGTAAGACGGTACAAGAAGTGTTTGTTCTCACGACTTTGGAACTGGAACAATTGGAAATAGCAATTGCGATCGCTATGAAAATTAATAAATAG
- a CDS encoding TRC40/GET3/ArsA family transport-energizing ATPase: MRVILMTGKGGVGKTSVAAATGLRCAELGYRTLVLSTDPAHSLADSFDLELGHDARQVRPNLWGAELDALQELEGNWGAVKRYITQVLQARGLDGIQAEELAILPGMDEIFGLVRMKRHYDEGEFDVLIIDSAPTGTALRLLSLPEVGGWYMRRFYKPFQNISVALRPLVEPIFRPIAGFSLPNKEVMDAPYEFYEQIEALEKVLTDNTQTSVRLVTNPEKMVIKESLRAHAYLSLYNVATDLIIANRIIPKEVEDPFFQRWKENQEQYRQEIHENFHPLPVKEVPLYSEEMCGLAALERLKETLYQDEDPTQVYYKETTIRVVQDNNQYSLELYLPGIPKDQVQLSKSGDELNITIGNHRRNLVLPQALAALQPSGAKMENDYLKIRFADIVKV; the protein is encoded by the coding sequence ATGCGAGTAATTTTAATGACCGGCAAGGGTGGCGTAGGTAAAACCTCAGTAGCCGCAGCCACAGGACTGCGTTGTGCAGAACTCGGCTACCGCACATTAGTTTTAAGTACAGATCCTGCTCACTCCCTAGCAGACAGTTTTGATTTAGAATTGGGACATGATGCCCGACAAGTCCGCCCAAATTTGTGGGGAGCAGAACTTGACGCGCTTCAAGAATTAGAAGGTAACTGGGGTGCGGTGAAGCGTTATATTACTCAAGTGTTACAAGCACGGGGTTTAGACGGGATACAAGCCGAAGAATTAGCCATTTTACCAGGAATGGATGAGATTTTCGGCTTAGTCAGAATGAAACGTCACTATGATGAAGGGGAATTTGACGTTTTAATTATTGATTCTGCTCCTACTGGTACGGCGCTACGTTTGTTGAGTTTACCAGAAGTCGGCGGCTGGTATATGCGGCGCTTCTATAAACCTTTTCAAAACATCTCGGTAGCACTTAGACCTCTAGTTGAACCTATTTTTAGACCAATTGCGGGTTTTTCGTTACCAAATAAAGAAGTAATGGATGCTCCTTATGAGTTTTATGAACAAATAGAAGCTCTAGAAAAAGTATTGACTGATAATACTCAAACCTCAGTCCGTCTTGTCACCAACCCAGAAAAAATGGTGATTAAGGAATCTCTCCGCGCTCATGCTTATTTAAGTTTGTATAATGTGGCGACCGATTTAATTATTGCTAATCGGATTATTCCTAAAGAAGTTGAAGATCCTTTCTTTCAACGTTGGAAAGAAAATCAAGAACAATATCGCCAAGAAATTCATGAAAACTTTCATCCCTTACCTGTGAAGGAAGTACCTCTTTATTCTGAGGAAATGTGTGGTTTAGCAGCATTAGAAAGACTCAAGGAAACTCTCTATCAAGATGAAGATCCTACTCAGGTTTATTACAAAGAAACAACGATCAGAGTTGTGCAAGATAATAACCAATATAGCTTGGAACTTTATTTACCTGGCATTCCCAAAGACCAAGTTCAACTAAGTAAAAGTGGCGACGAATTAAATATTACAATTGGTAATCATCGTCGTAACTTAGTATTACCACAGGCTTTAGCTGCACTCCAACCATCAGGAGCAAAAATGGAAAATGATTATCTAAAAATTCGCTTTGCTGACATTGTGAAGGTTTAG
- a CDS encoding DUF2358 domain-containing protein codes for MDIIEILKADYQRFPVNQTYSIYAADVYFQDPVFKFRGLELYKWMIKFIQTFFLNLKMDLHNIQRQEDTIKSEWTLSWNSPLPWKPRISISGWSELLSNTDGLIVSHIDYWQCSRLDVLKQHLFSVNNG; via the coding sequence ATGGACATTATTGAAATTCTCAAAGCCGACTATCAAAGATTTCCAGTTAATCAAACTTACAGCATTTACGCTGCTGATGTTTATTTTCAAGATCCGGTTTTTAAATTTCGTGGTTTGGAACTCTATAAATGGATGATTAAATTCATTCAGACTTTTTTCTTAAATCTGAAAATGGATTTGCATAACATCCAACGCCAAGAAGATACCATCAAAAGCGAATGGACACTGAGTTGGAATTCTCCCCTACCCTGGAAGCCACGCATTTCTATATCTGGTTGGAGTGAATTACTCTCCAACACTGACGGTTTGATAGTTTCCCACATTGATTATTGGCAGTGTTCACGTTTAGATGTACTTAAGCAGCACCTATTTTCCGTAAACAACGGATAA
- a CDS encoding molybdenum cofactor biosynthesis protein MoaE: MKTPLVVPVKTRSEDSFGITLAPLSVEEIYTKADDPANGAVVIMSGMVRNQTDGQPVIALEYQAYDPMALQVFYQVAADIRYQWTDVKRVVIYHRVGRLQIGEISILVAVGCPHRGEAFAACQYAIDTIKHNAPIWKKEHWQDGSSSWVSIGACEVTEANC; encoded by the coding sequence ATGAAAACCCCACTTGTTGTTCCTGTTAAAACTAGAAGCGAAGATAGCTTTGGTATTACCTTGGCTCCCTTGTCTGTTGAGGAAATCTATACTAAAGCTGATGACCCAGCTAATGGTGCTGTGGTGATTATGAGTGGGATGGTTCGTAATCAAACTGATGGCCAACCTGTAATTGCTTTAGAGTATCAGGCTTATGATCCTATGGCATTACAAGTATTTTATCAAGTTGCAGCTGATATTCGCTACCAATGGACTGATGTGAAGCGGGTTGTGATATATCATCGTGTTGGACGGTTGCAAATTGGGGAAATCAGTATTTTGGTGGCTGTAGGGTGTCCCCACCGAGGTGAGGCTTTTGCTGCTTGTCAGTATGCGATTGACACTATTAAACACAATGCTCCAATTTGGAAGAAAGAACATTGGCAAGATGGTTCTAGTAGTTGGGTGAGTATTGGTGCTTGCGAAGTCACGGAAGCTAATTGTTAG